The Phycisphaeraceae bacterium genome has a segment encoding these proteins:
- a CDS encoding prepilin-type N-terminal cleavage/methylation domain-containing protein, whose translation MRTRAFSLIELVVVVVILGVIGAIAVPRMSSFSANAKVHAAQANVNIVRSKIDEVIAIEGKPPTAIDATWFAGRKIPKNPFATASDPRQVQQVSGGASVTEPSIKTVEGRIAYWYNRDNGEFRARVPTRGSSAATLALYNLVNGTQLTSLSDTAKPVGSGGSIEIELGG comes from the coding sequence GTGCGTACTCGCGCTTTCAGCCTGATCGAGCTTGTGGTGGTTGTCGTGATCCTCGGTGTGATTGGTGCCATCGCGGTGCCCCGGATGTCATCGTTCAGTGCCAACGCCAAGGTCCATGCGGCTCAGGCGAATGTGAACATCGTGCGGTCGAAGATCGACGAGGTGATCGCGATCGAGGGCAAGCCTCCGACTGCGATCGACGCTACATGGTTTGCGGGGAGGAAGATCCCGAAGAACCCATTTGCGACCGCGTCGGACCCGCGGCAGGTGCAACAGGTCAGCGGCGGCGCGTCGGTCACTGAGCCGAGCATCAAGACGGTTGAGGGTCGGATCGCGTACTGGTACAACCGCGACAACGGGGAGTTCAGGGCGCGCGTGCCGACGCGGGGATCGAGTGCGGCGACGCTGGCGCTGTACAACCTGGTGAACGGGACGCAATTGACCAGTCTGAGCGACACAGCCAAACCGGTCGGCTCGGGCGGATCGATCGAGATCGAACTGGGGGGCTGA
- a CDS encoding DUF5309 family protein — translation MAFTGKATYGAGASLPELVEDVSDIIGIVSPFETALLDHLGDPKRPASSTIHEWIEDILLPNTGQINQASFSPTPQSATSITVDTSSVFQVGDLVRPDGFSEVMFVSAINPGTNTLTVTRGYGGTPAATLANNMVLHILGNAALEGAGAPAARFTSRSRRQNYTQIFTASVEVSGSMQASKAVGVPDEVDYQKQERMRELLRDLENCVINGVSPASTQQGSSTVRRSMRGIVHSILSNRFEPGVGGIPEGDGDGDELNETVLNAAMKHIWENSAGTIDTIVVGGAQKRKLNSFVTGSRAYLPEDTRYRNLISVYESDFGVCKVVMSRWVPSDKVLLIDSSRISVMPLAGRSFHYKPLAATGDAIAGQVIGEYTMEFKNEVAHGLIEGLAS, via the coding sequence ATGGCATTTACAGGTAAAGCAACGTATGGCGCAGGCGCGAGCCTGCCCGAACTGGTCGAGGATGTTTCGGACATCATCGGCATCGTCAGCCCGTTCGAGACGGCACTGCTCGACCATCTCGGCGACCCCAAGCGACCGGCCTCGAGCACCATTCACGAATGGATCGAGGACATCCTGCTGCCCAACACCGGGCAGATCAATCAGGCCTCGTTCTCGCCCACGCCGCAAAGCGCGACGAGCATCACCGTCGATACGTCGAGTGTGTTCCAGGTCGGAGATCTCGTGCGTCCGGACGGGTTCAGCGAAGTGATGTTCGTCTCGGCCATCAACCCCGGCACCAACACACTGACGGTGACGCGCGGCTATGGCGGCACACCGGCTGCGACACTGGCCAACAACATGGTGCTGCACATTCTCGGCAACGCTGCCCTCGAAGGTGCCGGCGCGCCCGCAGCCCGGTTCACGTCGCGCTCGCGCAGGCAGAACTACACACAGATTTTCACAGCCTCGGTCGAGGTCAGCGGCTCCATGCAGGCATCAAAGGCGGTCGGTGTGCCCGACGAAGTTGATTACCAGAAGCAGGAGCGCATGCGCGAACTCCTGCGCGATCTTGAGAACTGCGTCATCAACGGCGTATCGCCCGCGAGCACGCAGCAAGGGTCTTCGACCGTGCGGCGTTCGATGCGCGGGATCGTGCACTCGATCCTGTCCAACCGCTTCGAGCCGGGCGTTGGTGGGATCCCTGAAGGCGATGGCGACGGTGACGAACTCAACGAGACGGTGCTCAACGCTGCCATGAAGCACATCTGGGAAAACTCGGCCGGCACGATCGACACGATCGTCGTCGGCGGGGCACAGAAGCGCAAACTCAACAGTTTCGTCACGGGCTCGCGTGCGTACCTGCCCGAGGACACGCGCTACCGCAATCTGATCAGTGTCTATGAGAGTGACTTTGGGGTGTGCAAGGTCGTGATGAGCCGGTGGGTGCCCAGCGACAAGGTGCTGCTGATCGATTCGTCGCGCATCAGCGTGATGCCGCTGGCCGGGCGCAGTTTTCACTACAAGCCGCTGGCGGCGACGGGTGATGCGATTGCGGGTCAGGTCATCGGCGAATACACGATGGAGTTCAAGAACGAGGTGGCGCACGGGCTGATCGAAGGCCTGGCGAGTTGA
- a CDS encoding nuclear transport factor 2 family protein, giving the protein MRVEMSVVLASVVVVLVGCSDRGREIVRIERVIDAYHAAASRADLEGYIGLMSDGSVFLGTDASERWTRDEFRAFCEPYFAAGRGWTYVPVERHVEIAAGGRTAWFDEILSNESYGTLRSTGVLSRDAGDWRIEHYSLTFLVPNDVAKEVVKMIREEGGNAD; this is encoded by the coding sequence ATGCGCGTTGAGATGAGTGTGGTGCTGGCGAGTGTTGTGGTTGTGCTGGTCGGGTGCAGCGATCGGGGGCGCGAGATTGTGCGGATCGAGCGGGTGATTGATGCGTATCACGCGGCTGCGTCGCGGGCGGATCTGGAGGGGTACATCGGTCTGATGAGCGATGGTTCGGTGTTTCTGGGGACGGATGCGAGCGAACGGTGGACGCGGGATGAGTTTCGGGCGTTTTGCGAGCCTTACTTCGCGGCGGGGCGAGGGTGGACGTATGTGCCGGTTGAGCGGCATGTGGAGATCGCGGCGGGCGGACGCACGGCGTGGTTTGATGAGATTTTGTCGAATGAGTCGTATGGCACGCTTCGGAGCACCGGCGTGCTGAGTCGGGATGCGGGAGATTGGCGCATCGAGCACTACAGCCTGACGTTTCTGGTGCCGAACGATGTGGCGAAGGAGGTTGTGAAGATGATTCGGGAGGAAGGTGGGAATGCAGATTAG
- a CDS encoding phage portal protein, producing MPDRLNAFSDVGLDKALLSLVIDEHHSKRVPRLEKLWTYFRNPLEPVGSVWSSRVQWRPAQYHSLPPRLIGSADQATDDRTRNNREVVIENDIGWRIETMVDFMFGKPVQIQSAADKPDTRTLIEEVLEKIWENSGGIALLQDIALLGHVYGSVDLLLRINEQALALAAPRQGRADIDRIAAAFRIEIIEPTRGIPILNPDDYRTIDAYVIHFDREINQVERESASPRRSIFGRASTWPNSKPHRDRSRRRSTVTEIFSRGVWHRYEDDELVAHTTSTLLAGTTPVVHIQNVAQPFRYEGRSEVEPLIPLQDELNTRLSDRANRVTLQSFRMYLAKGMDGFDRIPVGPGQIWTTDNPDASVQSFGGDADSPSESVHIDEIREAMDKISGVPPLAGGVIRAKIGNLSSATALRVTLMGLIARTGRKRVLYGRGIEQVCAMILRALDAAEVLRTDERDRALRLIWPNPVPADARDEAAVAKTKIELGIPAERVLGELGYAATDPGIS from the coding sequence ATGCCCGATCGGCTCAACGCGTTTTCCGACGTCGGCCTGGATAAGGCACTGCTCTCGCTCGTCATCGACGAGCATCATTCAAAACGAGTCCCGCGACTCGAAAAACTCTGGACGTATTTCAGGAATCCGCTTGAGCCGGTCGGGTCGGTCTGGTCTTCGCGCGTTCAGTGGCGCCCCGCACAATACCACAGCCTGCCCCCCCGACTCATCGGATCGGCCGACCAGGCCACCGACGACCGCACACGCAACAACCGCGAAGTCGTCATCGAAAACGACATCGGTTGGCGCATCGAAACCATGGTCGACTTCATGTTCGGCAAGCCCGTTCAGATCCAGAGCGCCGCTGACAAACCAGACACACGCACACTCATCGAAGAAGTCCTCGAAAAAATCTGGGAAAACTCCGGCGGAATCGCACTTCTTCAGGACATCGCCCTCCTCGGCCACGTCTACGGCTCGGTCGATCTCCTCCTCCGCATCAACGAGCAAGCACTCGCTCTGGCAGCACCTCGCCAGGGTCGCGCCGACATCGACCGCATCGCCGCCGCATTTCGCATCGAGATCATCGAACCCACGCGCGGCATTCCTATTCTCAACCCCGACGACTACCGCACCATCGACGCCTATGTCATTCACTTCGACCGCGAAATCAACCAGGTCGAACGTGAATCGGCTTCGCCGCGCCGTTCAATCTTCGGCCGCGCAAGCACATGGCCAAACTCAAAGCCGCATCGCGATCGCTCCCGTCGCCGATCAACCGTCACCGAAATCTTCAGCCGCGGCGTGTGGCATCGCTACGAAGACGATGAACTCGTCGCGCACACCACCAGCACACTGCTGGCCGGCACCACCCCCGTGGTTCACATCCAGAACGTCGCCCAGCCCTTCCGCTACGAAGGGCGCAGCGAAGTCGAGCCGCTCATCCCCCTTCAGGATGAACTCAACACCCGACTTTCCGATCGCGCCAATCGTGTCACGCTTCAGAGTTTCCGCATGTACCTCGCCAAGGGCATGGACGGCTTCGACCGCATCCCCGTCGGCCCAGGTCAGATCTGGACCACCGACAATCCCGATGCCAGCGTGCAATCGTTCGGCGGCGATGCCGATTCGCCCAGCGAATCCGTGCACATCGACGAAATCCGCGAGGCCATGGACAAGATCAGCGGCGTGCCCCCGCTCGCCGGCGGTGTCATTCGCGCCAAGATCGGCAACCTGTCCAGCGCCACCGCACTGCGCGTCACACTCATGGGCCTCATCGCCCGCACCGGTCGCAAGCGTGTGCTGTATGGCCGAGGCATCGAACAAGTCTGCGCCATGATCCTTCGCGCACTCGATGCCGCCGAGGTTCTGCGCACCGATGAACGCGATCGCGCACTGCGACTCATCTGGCCAAACCCCGTGCCCGCCGACGCACGCGACGAGGCCGCAGTCGCCAAGACCAAGATCGAACTCGGTATCCCCGCCGAGCGGGTGCTGGGCGAACTCGGCTACGCCGCGACAGATCCCGGAATTTCCTGA
- a CDS encoding TRAM domain-containing protein → MPRSKGAASDPRAPANPFEAARRQRALLVRATRAFFVILVITVTLLSLFAVGRDLGVEGLDRQFGMNWVAVVIGALVFAAIVLAIDVFTPRKKIATISGVLFGLLMGLAATVALGFVIDLVVETWLSTSSGKLAPGAETFSRTAKVLLGISLCYLCITTVLQTQDDFRLVIPYVEFAKQIRGMRPLILDTSAIIDGRLIEITETGFVQAPVVIPHFVIAELQLLADSSDRMKRTRGRRGLDIIARLQRSPAIDVSIDETSVPGKAVDQLVVELARQMNGLVVTTDSGLARVAAIASVPALNLNDLANALKPSVLAGEAFSVRVVRHGEQEGQGVGYLDDGTMVVVEDGSDAIGREVPVTVSSTLQTSAGRLIFARQFPDKDTDESPDVESTDAQDSQPRNSVPSPHPASPATNAGAMGPSASPDRGTRRRGSPRNPRR, encoded by the coding sequence ATGCCACGATCCAAGGGCGCAGCCTCCGACCCACGCGCCCCAGCAAACCCCTTCGAAGCCGCACGCAGGCAGCGGGCACTCCTCGTCCGCGCAACTCGCGCATTCTTCGTCATCCTCGTCATCACCGTCACACTCCTGAGCCTCTTCGCCGTAGGACGCGACCTGGGCGTCGAAGGCCTCGACCGGCAATTTGGAATGAACTGGGTCGCTGTCGTCATCGGCGCACTCGTCTTCGCCGCAATCGTCCTCGCAATCGATGTCTTCACCCCGCGAAAGAAAATCGCAACCATCTCCGGCGTCCTCTTCGGCCTGCTCATGGGGCTCGCCGCAACCGTCGCCCTCGGGTTCGTCATCGACCTCGTCGTCGAAACATGGCTCAGCACCTCCAGCGGAAAACTCGCCCCCGGGGCCGAAACCTTCTCCCGCACCGCAAAGGTCCTTCTGGGCATCAGCCTCTGCTACCTCTGCATCACCACCGTCCTTCAGACTCAGGACGACTTCCGTCTTGTCATCCCCTATGTCGAGTTCGCCAAGCAGATCCGGGGCATGCGCCCGCTCATCCTCGATACCTCCGCCATCATCGATGGCCGGCTCATCGAAATCACCGAGACCGGCTTTGTTCAGGCACCGGTCGTCATCCCGCACTTCGTCATCGCCGAACTCCAGTTGCTCGCCGACTCGAGCGACCGAATGAAGCGCACGCGAGGCCGCCGCGGGCTCGACATCATCGCACGCCTCCAGCGATCCCCCGCGATTGATGTCTCGATCGACGAAACCTCCGTCCCCGGCAAAGCCGTCGACCAGCTCGTCGTCGAACTCGCGCGACAGATGAATGGCCTCGTTGTCACCACCGACTCAGGCCTCGCCCGCGTCGCCGCCATCGCCAGCGTCCCTGCCCTCAACCTCAATGACCTCGCCAACGCCCTCAAGCCCAGCGTCCTGGCCGGCGAAGCGTTCAGCGTTCGCGTCGTCCGCCACGGCGAGCAGGAAGGCCAAGGCGTCGGGTATCTCGACGATGGCACAATGGTCGTCGTCGAAGATGGCTCCGACGCCATCGGGCGCGAAGTTCCCGTCACCGTCTCCAGCACGCTCCAGACCAGCGCAGGCCGCCTCATCTTCGCGCGTCAGTTCCCCGACAAAGACACGGACGAATCTCCAGACGTCGAAAGCACCGACGCCCAAGATTCACAGCCGCGCAACTCCGTTCCGTCGCCTCATCCTGCTTCTCCAGCCACAAACGCAGGCGCGATGGGCCCGTCCGCCAGCCCCGATCGCGGCACCCGCCGCCGCGGCTCACCACGAAATCCCCGCCGCTGA